The Deinococcus puniceus genome segment GGAGCAAAAACAGGTCGCTGATGCCCAGAACGGTCTGCACATCCGGAAACGATCCCAAGAAATGCGTGCGCCCAATCACGCCCAACGTCTTGGCCAACTCGAAGGCGCGGGGCCGCTCTGGGCCGTCTCCGATCATCAGCAGGCGGGCCGGAATCTCGGAGGCCACCCGCGCAAAAATCTCGATTACGTCTTCTGCACGTTTCACGGGCCGGAAGTTGCTGACATGCACCAGCAGGGCTTCGTCGGGGTGGGCAAAACGGGCACGCACGGTGGGATCGGTAATTCGCACGAACCGTCCGGCGTCCACAAAGTTGTGAATCACTTCTATTTCGCGGTCTAGGCCGAAGACTTCCCGCGTCTGGTCGGCCAGAAACTGCGACACCGCCGTCACGTGGTCGCTGCGTTCTATGGCATGCCGCGTGGTGTGCCGGAAAGCCGGTTCCGCGCCCACCAGCGTCACATCTGTGCCGTGCAGCGTGGTCATCACCCGCGTTTTACCTGTCATGGCCCGCGCATGAATAGCCGCCGTCGCGTGCGGAATGGCGTAGTGCGCGTGCGTAAGCTCCACGCCTTTTTCCAAAATCACTTCGGTCAGGGTATTAGCCGCCGCCAACTCCGGGTAAGGCTGATCGAACAGCGCGTAGGCAAAGCCGCTGACCTGATGAAAAAAAGGCCCCTGCACGCCGCCATGCCCAGAGAGCCGGAACGGTTGCGCTGACCCCACGAAATGCACCTCATGGCCCGCCTGCGCCACCATCAGCCCCAATTCGGTAGCCACCACGCCCGATCCGCCCGCGCTGGCATGGCACAACACGGCCACCTTCAACGGCGGCTCCTGCACACAGAACAATCAGAACAAAATAAGAAAAAGTAGGTCATGGCTGCGGAGTATAGGACTCCCCCCACGTCACAAGCGTGTCAAGCACAGCCGAGGCAGGTTTCGAGTTCCTGAAGAAATGGGCGAGGGATCGGGGGCGCAGACCAGAGGACAGGTCAAGCACATTTGGAGGACTTCACCCCCCACCCCCACTTCATGATCTCTCATTGTCATTTTTGCTACGCTTTGCGCCGGGAACCGTACAGACAGCGCCCCAGCGGTTGCCTAAGCTCGGCCAGATATGCTCGCCGTTCTCACCGACTCTACATGTGATCTTCATCCAGACACCGCCCAGCAGTTGGGCATCCACACGGTCTCCCTGAGTGTGCAACTCGGCAGCCGCTCGCTGCTGGACTGGCAAGAAGTAGACCCGGACGCCGTGTATGACCACTTGCGGGCAGGTGGCAGCGTCAGCACCCAGCCGGTGACCACCGACGCTTTCGAGGCGGCCTACCGAACGTTGTTGACCACCCACGAGCAGATCGTCTCCGTCCATCTGTCCGGGCAACTCTCAGAAACGGTGAAGCACGCCCGCGAGGCCGCTGAACGCTTGGGAGCGGCCCGCCGCATCCATATCGTGGATTCGGGCCTCGCTTCTGCGCCGTTGGCCGAAGCCGTGATCGCCGCCCGTGAAGCGGTGCAGGCCGGAGGCACAGCCGAAACCGCCCGTCAGGCTGTAGAAACGGTGCGCCGTGACCTACACGCCGAATTCACGGTGCCCAGCCTCGAATACCTGCGCCGGGGCGGACGCATTGGCCGCGCTCAGGAATTTTTCGGCAATGTGCTAGGTATGCGCCCGGTGCTGGCTTTTACGGGCGGCCAGCTGAAAGCCGTGCGCCGCGTGCGGGCCACAGGTGCCACCCAAGATCTGCTGGGCACGATCAGGGAACGCTACGGCGATACACCCCTAAGCGTGACCATCGCCCATGCCGGACGGGATCCCGCCCGTATCGCCGAACTCCGAGCCGCCATGATCGCCAGTGGCCTGAACGTTGCCAAAGGCCGCGTGCAACTGATGGGGCCGGTGATCGGGGCGCACGTGGGGCCGGGAACTTACGGATTCATGGCGCGGCCCGTAGAGGCGTGAGGAACCTGGCGGGTAGATCGTAGAGCGTGGGAACAGAAGAAGGGGACCAGAGCATTGACGCTCTGGCCCCCTTCTTCTGTCCGTTTTAACCTTGTTTGGTCAGGTACGCTTTCCCGCCTTCCACGTCCGCCTCGAAGCCCTCTGCGGGGCCGAAGCTGAGGCGGGTCGCTAGTGTTTCCCCGGCAATGAAGTCTTGCCACGCCTCCGCCGCGTCCTTGGCGTCGCCTTCCAGTACCAGCCCCAGCGCAATCCGGTCTTGCACCTGAAAGCCCGCCGCCTTCCGCGCTTCCTGCACGCCGCGCACGAGGTCGCGGGCCAGCCCTTCCAGCACCAGTTCCCGCGTGAGGGTGGTGTCGAAGGCCACCAGATACCCGTCACTCTCGGCAGCGGCCACCCCTTCCGGCGAGCGGGCATCCACCAGCACGCTGTCTGGGGTCAAATCAAACTCTCCAACCGTAAAGTTCTGGCCCGCCTGTACCGCCCCCGCCACCGCCGCCGCGTCTGCCGCCGCCAACGCCGCCTTCAGCGCGGGCAACTGCTTGCCGTACACTTTGCCGATCACGGGCAAATTGGGGCGCAGGCTGTACTGCACCAAGTCAGTCACGGCCTCCAGAAAGGTCACACCCTTCACGTTCAGTTCTTCAGCGATCTGGCCCTCGAAGCGGCGCAGGGATTCCGTGCGCTCCGGCGTGCCCGCCCGCACCGTCACGCCTGCCAGCGGTTGCCGGGTCTTGAGGTTGTGCGCCCCACGCACCGCCCGGCCCAAATCCACGACCTTCATCACGCCGTCCATTTCTGCCGTCAGCACCGAATCCAGCCGCTCCGGGCGCACCTGCGGCCACTGGGTCACGTGCACGCTGTCTTGTCCCTGCCCACCCGTCAGGTTGCGGTACAGGGCATCGGCCAAGAACGGCGTAAACGGCGCGGTGAGTTGCGACACCACCAACAAAGCTTCGTGCAGCGTGGCATACGCAGCAGTGTCGACTTGCCCGCCCTCGCCCCAGAACCGTGAGCGGTTGCGGCGCACGTACCAGTTGCTCAGGTCGCCCACAAAGCGCTCCAGCGCCCGCCCGCCGCCGCGTGCATCGTAGGAATCCAGCGCGGCTGTTACGTCCTGTACGGTTTCTTCCAGCCTCGCCAGCAGCCAACGGTCAATTTCTGGCCGCTCATTCACCGCAGGCGCGGCCCCCAAGTCCGGCTGATCCAAATTCGCGTACAGCACGAAGAACGAATACACGTTCCAGAGCGTGTTCACGTAACTGCGCTGCGCCTCGCCCACCAAGCGCTCGGAAAACCTCTTCTGATCGCCGGGATCGGACGCCATGAACATATACCAGCGCACGCTGTCGGCCCCGTAGCGGTCAAACATGGGCAGCGGCTCCACCACGTTCCCCTTGCTCTTGGACATCTTCGCGCCCTTTTCGTCCACGATGTGCCCGAGGCAGATCACGTTCTTATACGCGGGCTGGCCGTACAGCATCGTCGAAATGGCGTGCAGGCTGTAAAACCACCCGCGAGTCTGGTCTATAGCCTCACTGATGAAATCGGCGGGATAGTGCCGCTCGAAGACGTTCTTCTGGTCTTCCGTTCCCGGCAAAGCCTCTTCGCCTGCCTTGTCCAACAGCAGATGCCACTGGGCATACGGCACCGACCCCGAATCGAACCACACGTCCAGCACTTCCGGCACGCGGCGGTAGCTCTTGCTGCCCTTCTCGAAGGTGATGTCGTCGATGTATGGGCGGTGCAGATCCAACTCCGACAGGTCACGGCCCGCCAATTCACTCAGCTCGCGCACGCTGCCCACCACGATCAACTCACCGTCGTCGGCCACCCAAAACGGTAGCGGCGTGCCCCAGTACCGTTCCCGGCTGATGGCCCAGTCCACGTTGCCTTCCAGCCAGTTGCCGAAGCGCCCGTTTTTGATGTGCGCCGGAACCCAGTTGATCTTCTGGTTCTCTTCTTGCATTTGCTCCGAAACCGTGCTGGTGCGGATATACCAGCCTTTCTTGGCAAAATACAGGATCGGGTCGCCCGTGCGGTCATGAAACGGGTACCTGTGCCGCAGCGTGCCTGACCAGAACATCAAGCCGCGTGTCTTCAGGTCAGCGATCAAACCCTTGTCGGCGTCTTTGAAGAACTTGCCGCGCTCTGCCGTGACTTGCAAGATGCCGTGATCGTCCACGCCGAACATGGGCGGCACACCGTATTTGCGGGCCAGTTCCAAGTCTTCCGCGCCGTAAGCCGGGGCCTCGTGCGCCACACCCGAACCGTCGGCGGCATTCACGAAGTCGGCCAGCGTCACAAAATGCATGACCGGGCGGCCTTCGGGGGTGCGCTCGTGCAGCACTTTCACGGCCCCCAGTTCCACCGCCACTTCCGGAAACGGCGGCTCGTACTCCATGCCTTCCAACTCCTGCCCCAAAAACCGCGCCAAGACTTCCAGCGCCGGGGAATCCTTGTGCAGCCCATTCAAGCGCTCTAGGGCATCTTCGGCCACCACAACGACTCCACCTTGGCCTTTTGCCGCCACATACGTCAGGCCCGCGTTCACCGCCGCCAACGTATTGCTCGGCAACGTCCACGGCGTCGTCGTCCAGACCAGCAGGCTCAGGCCCACGCGCTCGCCTTCCGGCACGCCTGCCAACGCCGCCCGCGCCGCATCCGGCAGCGTGTCCCAGATCACCGGAAAGCGCACGTACACGCTGGGATCGTCCACGATCCGGTAAGAATCCACCTCGCCCAATTCGGCCTTAGACAGCGTGGTGCTG includes the following:
- the bshA gene encoding N-acetyl-alpha-D-glucosaminyl L-malate synthase BshA, encoding MQEPPLKVAVLCHASAGGSGVVATELGLMVAQAGHEVHFVGSAQPFRLSGHGGVQGPFFHQVSGFAYALFDQPYPELAAANTLTEVILEKGVELTHAHYAIPHATAAIHARAMTGKTRVMTTLHGTDVTLVGAEPAFRHTTRHAIERSDHVTAVSQFLADQTREVFGLDREIEVIHNFVDAGRFVRITDPTVRARFAHPDEALLVHVSNFRPVKRAEDVIEIFARVASEIPARLLMIGDGPERPRAFELAKTLGVIGRTHFLGSFPDVQTVLGISDLFLLPSSNESFGLAALEAMSCEVPVVATRAGGIPEVVEEGVTGFLTEVGDVDAMADAALRVLRDRELYRRMGTAARVAATTRFHPDQIVPKYLEAYARTVAGGMVGADPASTYSRSRH
- a CDS encoding DegV family protein encodes the protein MLAVLTDSTCDLHPDTAQQLGIHTVSLSVQLGSRSLLDWQEVDPDAVYDHLRAGGSVSTQPVTTDAFEAAYRTLLTTHEQIVSVHLSGQLSETVKHAREAAERLGAARRIHIVDSGLASAPLAEAVIAAREAVQAGGTAETARQAVETVRRDLHAEFTVPSLEYLRRGGRIGRAQEFFGNVLGMRPVLAFTGGQLKAVRRVRATGATQDLLGTIRERYGDTPLSVTIAHAGRDPARIAELRAAMIASGLNVAKGRVQLMGPVIGAHVGPGTYGFMARPVEA
- the ileS gene encoding isoleucine--tRNA ligase, coding for MTKPSTDQPQTTNRFSPVPSQPSFKDMEAEVLAHWQASSVFARTQERREGQPEFVFYEGPPTANGKPALHHVLARSFKDLFPRYKVMQGYHVTRKGGWDTHGLPVEISVEKKLGLTGRNHGASRAELEEFNRLCRTSVWETIQEWNTFTQRLGYSVDLDDAYVTYKNDYIESVWNLLARLHAKGLVQQDYKVVPLSPRISTTLSKAELGEVDSYRIVDDPSVYVRFPVIWDTLPDAARAALAGVPEGERVGLSLLVWTTTPWTLPSNTLAAVNAGLTYVAAKGQGGVVVVAEDALERLNGLHKDSPALEVLARFLGQELEGMEYEPPFPEVAVELGAVKVLHERTPEGRPVMHFVTLADFVNAADGSGVAHEAPAYGAEDLELARKYGVPPMFGVDDHGILQVTAERGKFFKDADKGLIADLKTRGLMFWSGTLRHRYPFHDRTGDPILYFAKKGWYIRTSTVSEQMQEENQKINWVPAHIKNGRFGNWLEGNVDWAISRERYWGTPLPFWVADDGELIVVGSVRELSELAGRDLSELDLHRPYIDDITFEKGSKSYRRVPEVLDVWFDSGSVPYAQWHLLLDKAGEEALPGTEDQKNVFERHYPADFISEAIDQTRGWFYSLHAISTMLYGQPAYKNVICLGHIVDEKGAKMSKSKGNVVEPLPMFDRYGADSVRWYMFMASDPGDQKRFSERLVGEAQRSYVNTLWNVYSFFVLYANLDQPDLGAAPAVNERPEIDRWLLARLEETVQDVTAALDSYDARGGGRALERFVGDLSNWYVRRNRSRFWGEGGQVDTAAYATLHEALLVVSQLTAPFTPFLADALYRNLTGGQGQDSVHVTQWPQVRPERLDSVLTAEMDGVMKVVDLGRAVRGAHNLKTRQPLAGVTVRAGTPERTESLRRFEGQIAEELNVKGVTFLEAVTDLVQYSLRPNLPVIGKVYGKQLPALKAALAAADAAAVAGAVQAGQNFTVGEFDLTPDSVLVDARSPEGVAAAESDGYLVAFDTTLTRELVLEGLARDLVRGVQEARKAAGFQVQDRIALGLVLEGDAKDAAEAWQDFIAGETLATRLSFGPAEGFEADVEGGKAYLTKQG